The DNA sequence GCGAGACCTTCACCGGGTTCAGCGCGTCGAGCATGGCGGCCGAGTCCTGGGTGGACACCCACCCGGCGGCGACGGCGGCGGGCACGTCGTCGCGGAACCCGAGGTAGACCGTGGGGTCGGGCCCGGACGTGCCGATCACGATCCACGCCTCGGTCTTGCCGTGCCGGCAGCCCAGGTGGGCGGAGGCGAACGCGTCGGACGGGTGGCAGTGCACCGGCAGCCGCTGACCGGCGTCGAGCAGCTTCACCAGCAGCGCCGTGTCGGCGCCGAACTCCGCCGCGTGCGCCGCGCCCAGCCAGGACGTCGGGTCGGCCGCCACCGCGTCGCGCAACCACCGCCCGTCCGGCAACCGCGTCAGCCCGGCCTCGTCCTTGCCGAACTGCGCGGTGGTCGACCCCACCCAGTCCTCGGGCCCGGCGTCGGCGTCGTCCCGGCTCCGGAACGCCGCGATGGCCGCACCGCCCCGGTAGAACTGCCGGGGCTGGTTGGCCTCCAGCGCGACGGGCTGGGTGTCGGAGCTCATGCGGGTACCTCTCCTGATCCACGGGCCACCAAGCGGACCGGCAGGACGACGCGGCGCGGTGGGGAGCCGTCACCGTCCAGGCGGGCGAAGAGCAGGTCCGCCGCTGCCTTGCCGAGCGCGCTCGCGTCGTGCGCGATCACGGTCACCGGCGGGGACAGCAGGTCGGCCAGCTCGAAGTCGTCGAAGCCCACGAGCGCGGGCCGCGAGGTGCTGCCCGCCAACGCGCGCACGGCGTGCACGGTGATCCGGTTGTTGCCCGTCACCACGGCGGTCGCCGGGTCGGCGGCGTTCCGCAGGCCCTGCAACGCCTTGCGCACGGATTCCTCGTCGTGCGGGCCCATGACCACCAGCGACTCGTGGTAGCCGATGCCGGCCCGGACGCAGCCCTCGCGGTAGCCGCGCAGGCGCTCGTTGGCGGTGAAGATGTCGGGCGCGTCGCCCAGGAACGCGATCCGCCGGTGCCCGAACGACGCCAGGTGCGCGACCGCCTCGGCGGTCCCGCCGATGTTGTCCACCAGCACGGTGTCGGCCACGACGTCACCGGCCGGCCGGTCCAGGAACACCACCGGCGTGCCCGCGCGCATCTCCGGCACCAGGTACCCGTGCTGCAGCCCGGCGGGCACGATCAGCAGGCCGTCCACCCGCCGCGAGCAGAACTCCAGCGACAGCTCGCGCTCGCGCGCCGGGTCCTCGTCGGACGAGCCGGTGATCACCTGGCGGCCGCGCAGCCGCGCGACCTCCTCGACCGCCCGCGTCACGCCCG is a window from the Saccharothrix saharensis genome containing:
- a CDS encoding class I mannose-6-phosphate isomerase encodes the protein MSSDTQPVALEANQPRQFYRGGAAIAAFRSRDDADAGPEDWVGSTTAQFGKDEAGLTRLPDGRWLRDAVAADPTSWLGAAHAAEFGADTALLVKLLDAGQRLPVHCHPSDAFASAHLGCRHGKTEAWIVIGTSGPDPTVYLGFRDDVPAAVAAGWVSTQDSAAMLDALNPVKVSPGDTVFVPAGVPHAIGEGVFIVELQQPTDFSVTLEWQGFLADPEAGHLGLGYDKALECLERRAQSPADLVRRTRALTGRSVGMFDARADPFFRADRLHVSGSAALEPSFGVFVVLEGAGTLGPVAVHRGSTVVVPHAAGEVEVTGDVVAIRCRPPSVPRS
- a CDS encoding LacI family DNA-binding transcriptional regulator, whose translation is MNDVARLAGVSIKTVSRVVNDEAGVHPATAERVLAAIDQLGFRRNLSARNLRRGSSTGTVGLVLEDVGNPFYSGVTRAVEEVARLRGRQVITGSSDEDPARERELSLEFCSRRVDGLLIVPAGLQHGYLVPEMRAGTPVVFLDRPAGDVVADTVLVDNIGGTAEAVAHLASFGHRRIAFLGDAPDIFTANERLRGYREGCVRAGIGYHESLVVMGPHDEESVRKALQGLRNAADPATAVVTGNNRITVHAVRALAGSTSRPALVGFDDFELADLLSPPVTVIAHDASALGKAAADLLFARLDGDGSPPRRVVLPVRLVARGSGEVPA